From Salvia splendens isolate huo1 chromosome 16, SspV2, whole genome shotgun sequence, a single genomic window includes:
- the LOC121769776 gene encoding 60S ribosomal protein L34, translating to MVQRLTYRKRHSYATKSNQHRVVKTPGGKLVYQTTKKRASGPKCPVTGKRIQGIPHLRPAEYKRSRLSRNRRTVNRAYGGVLSGGAVRERIIRAFLVEEQKIVKKVLKIQKTKEKAAGKS from the exons ATGGTGCAACGACTAACCTACAGAAAGCGCCACAGCTATGCCACTAAATCCAATCAGCATCGCGTCGTCAAGACTCCCG GGGGGAAGCTAGTGTACCAGACCACGAAGAAGAGGGCAAGCGGCCCTAAGTGCCCTGTCACTGGAAAGAGAATCCAAGGG ATTCCTCACTTGAGACCTGCTGAGTACAAGAGGTCTAGACTATCCAGAAACAGGAGGACTGTGAACCGTGCCTATGGTGGAGTGTTGTCTGGTGGTGCTGTGAGAGAAAG GATCATTAGAGCTTTCTTGGTGGAAGAACAAAAGATCGTTAAAAAGGTATTGAAGATACAGAAGACAAAGGAAAAGGCTGCTGGCAAGAGTTAA
- the LOC121769935 gene encoding zinc-finger homeodomain protein 10-like, with product MDIDLTPTPTSTNDTEFDTPPHTSNPLSFTNGAKRRQPPPPPVAVAYKECMKNHAAGIGGHAVDGCGEFMPPPPSTTAVAPAALTCAACGCHRNFHRRDPESPTSAAITPPFLDFRHPPLPKRFSLSPPPPHVFFGFSAADDHHPAPVTPTVENPIGRKRFRTKFSQIQKEKMRSFSVKLGWKMQKSDDAAVKEFCNEIGVSKGVLKVWMHNNKNICRRESSSGGGGVNNESVMSYEHSGSGGSGGEERKRENNNGNIFVENGNGVHHFDGSSSSPA from the coding sequence ATGGATATAGACTTGACCCCAACTCCCACCTCCACCAACGACACCGAATTCGACACGCCGCCGCACACCTCCAATCCCTTATCCTTCACCAACGGTGCCAAGCGCCGCCAGCCCCCGCCGCCGCCCGTCGCCGTGGCCTACAAAGAATGCATGAAGAACCATGCAGCCGGCATCGGCGGCCACGCGGTGGACGGGTGCGGCGAGTTCATGCCCCCTCCCCCGTCCACCACCGCAGTGGCCCCCGCGGCGCTAACATGCGCCGCGTGTGGCTGCCACCGCAACTTCCACCGCCGCGACCCCGAGTCCCCCACCTCCGCAGCCATAACCCCGCCCTTCCTTGACTTCCGCCACCCTCCCCTCCCGAAGCGCTTCTCCCtctcgccgccgccaccgcatGTTTTTTTCGGGTTCTCTGCCGCCGACGACCACCACCCGGCGCCGGTGACCCCCACCGTGGAAAATCCGATCGGCCGGAAGCGATTCCGGACGAAATTCAGCCAAATTCAGAAGGAAAAAATGCGCTCCTTTTCGGTGAAATTAGGTTGGAAAATGCAGAAATCCGACGATGCGGCGGTGAAGGAATTCTGCAACGAAATCGGAGTTTCGAAAGGAGTGCTGAAGGTGTGGATGCACAACAATAAAAACATATGCAGAAGGGAAtcgagcagcggcggcggcggcgtgaaTAATGAGAGTGTGATGAGCTACGAGCACAGCGGAAGCGGCGGGAGCGGAGGGGAGGAGCGGAAGAGGGAGAATAATAACGGTAATATTTTCGTTGAAAATGGAAACGGAGTTCATCATTTCGATGGCTCGTCGTCTTCGCCGGCGTGA